A genomic segment from Brevundimonas mediterranea encodes:
- a CDS encoding UDP-N-acetylmuramoyl-tripeptide--D-alanyl-D-alanine ligase: MPESTARPLWTAAEVAAATGGVLHGDDRPITGLTYNSREIVAGDLFLALKGARDGHEFAANAFAAGAAAALVERPVEGGASVVVPDTLHGLEALGVAARERAPHVKRGAVTGSVGKTSVTQAIKAGLDLAGPAHASIKSYNNHIGVPLTLARMPVETRRAVFEIGMNAPGEIAPLSRFVAPHAACVTTVGPVHIEAFADGEAGVAREKAAIFQGLVPGGTAVANGDVAFSGVLCDAARAVGARLVVFGTDPGHDARLLDFRPDAEGAAVAAELFGRRIDYRLAQSGAHWGLNSLCVLLMLDALDVALETGLQALAGFQPLAGRGQTRTVAVPGGAFTLIDESYNANPLSMTAGFKSLGARPTAGRRIVVLTDMLELGDQSHALHEGLAQPIEAAGLDLVHAAGPEMRRLYDALPASRRGLWRETAVELAAEASALAEAGDIVMVKGSNGSRASLIARALADLQTASSSPDAPRATR, encoded by the coding sequence ATGCCTGAATCCACCGCCCGCCCGCTCTGGACGGCCGCCGAAGTCGCCGCCGCCACGGGCGGCGTGCTGCACGGCGACGACCGCCCGATCACGGGCCTGACCTACAACAGCCGCGAGATCGTGGCCGGCGACCTGTTCCTGGCCCTGAAGGGCGCGCGCGACGGGCATGAGTTTGCGGCGAACGCCTTTGCGGCGGGCGCGGCGGCGGCCCTGGTCGAACGGCCGGTCGAGGGCGGGGCCTCTGTCGTCGTGCCCGACACCCTGCACGGGCTCGAAGCCCTGGGCGTCGCGGCGCGCGAGCGGGCGCCTCATGTGAAGCGCGGCGCCGTCACCGGCAGCGTCGGCAAGACCAGCGTGACCCAGGCGATCAAGGCCGGCCTGGATCTCGCCGGGCCTGCCCACGCCTCGATCAAGAGCTACAACAACCATATCGGCGTGCCCCTGACCCTGGCGCGGATGCCGGTCGAGACCCGGCGCGCCGTGTTCGAGATCGGCATGAACGCGCCGGGCGAGATCGCGCCCCTGTCGCGCTTCGTCGCCCCGCACGCCGCCTGCGTCACCACCGTGGGTCCGGTCCATATCGAGGCCTTCGCCGACGGCGAGGCGGGGGTGGCGCGCGAGAAGGCCGCCATCTTTCAGGGCCTGGTTCCCGGCGGGACGGCGGTCGCGAACGGCGACGTGGCCTTCTCCGGCGTCCTGTGCGACGCGGCCAGGGCGGTCGGGGCGCGGCTGGTCGTCTTCGGGACCGATCCGGGCCACGACGCCCGGCTGCTGGACTTCCGCCCGGACGCCGAAGGGGCGGCGGTCGCGGCCGAGCTGTTCGGACGGCGGATCGACTACCGGCTGGCCCAGTCCGGCGCCCACTGGGGACTGAACAGCCTGTGCGTCCTCTTGATGCTGGATGCGCTGGACGTGGCGCTGGAGACGGGGCTTCAGGCCCTGGCCGGCTTCCAGCCGCTGGCGGGGCGGGGCCAGACGCGCACGGTCGCCGTGCCCGGCGGCGCCTTCACCCTGATCGACGAGAGCTACAATGCCAATCCCCTGTCGATGACCGCCGGGTTCAAGAGCCTGGGCGCTCGCCCGACGGCCGGCCGGCGGATCGTGGTCCTGACCGACATGCTGGAACTGGGCGACCAGAGCCACGCCCTGCACGAGGGTCTGGCCCAGCCGATCGAGGCCGCCGGTCTGGATCTGGTCCATGCGGCCGGCCCCGAGATGCGGCGCCTGTACGACGCCCTGCCAGCCTCGCGACGCGGCCTGTGGCGCGAAACCGCCGTCGAACTCGCGGCGGAGGCGTCCGCGCTGGCGGAGGCCGGCGATATCGTCATGGTCAAGGGATCGAACGGATCCAGGGCGTCCCTGATCGCCAGGGCCCTGGCCGACCTGCAAACCGCCTCTTCAAGCCCAGACGCGCCGCGCGCGACCCGATAG
- the murD gene encoding UDP-N-acetylmuramoyl-L-alanine--D-glutamate ligase: MIPVPGFEGRRVAVFGLGRSGITAARALKAGGATPILWDDGVSGRLQAQAEGFVVEDLTTADWSGFAALVLSPGAPLTHPKPHWTVDKARAAGVPVVGDIELFARALDALPEGRRPWVIAITGTNGKSTTTALIGWVLQQAGLTVHVGGNIGIGVLALPEPTPGAVYVIEVSSYQLDLTTGFAPDAAILTNISPDHLDRHGGMEGYVAAKRRIFQSRKTAPYVGIDDPYGFAIWQELKAEGRAVDPVSVERPMDDDLGMYLMDDWLTYNAGGRPAPIVDLSKARSLPGRHNAQNAAFAFLAVNDMGIPEETVVKGLLTFPGLAHRMEAVGHIGHVRFINDSKATNADAARQALASYPKVFWIAGGKPKDGGIDDLADLFPRVAKAYLIGEAAEAFAATLGDTPHVISKTMDAAVVAAAADAASAGGDQIVLLSPACASFDQYPDFEVRGEAFRAAVLNLGATPETAR, from the coding sequence ATGATCCCCGTTCCCGGTTTCGAGGGCAGGCGGGTCGCGGTCTTCGGCCTGGGACGGTCGGGGATCACGGCCGCGCGCGCGCTCAAGGCCGGGGGCGCCACGCCCATCCTGTGGGACGACGGCGTCTCGGGCCGGCTTCAGGCCCAGGCCGAGGGCTTCGTGGTTGAGGATCTGACGACCGCCGACTGGTCCGGTTTCGCCGCCCTCGTCCTTTCGCCCGGCGCACCCCTGACCCATCCCAAGCCGCACTGGACCGTGGACAAGGCGCGCGCGGCGGGCGTGCCGGTCGTCGGCGATATCGAACTGTTCGCCCGCGCGCTGGACGCCCTGCCGGAAGGCCGGCGTCCCTGGGTGATCGCCATCACCGGCACCAACGGCAAGTCCACGACCACTGCCCTGATCGGATGGGTGCTGCAGCAGGCGGGTCTGACCGTCCATGTCGGCGGCAATATCGGCATCGGCGTCCTGGCCCTGCCCGAGCCGACGCCGGGCGCCGTCTATGTGATCGAGGTCTCCAGCTATCAGCTGGACCTGACGACCGGCTTCGCGCCCGACGCGGCGATCCTGACCAACATCAGCCCCGATCACCTGGACCGTCACGGAGGGATGGAGGGCTATGTCGCCGCCAAGCGGCGTATATTCCAGTCGCGAAAGACCGCGCCCTATGTGGGGATTGACGATCCCTACGGCTTCGCCATCTGGCAGGAACTGAAAGCGGAGGGGAGAGCTGTCGATCCTGTCTCGGTCGAGCGGCCGATGGATGACGACCTCGGCATGTATCTGATGGACGATTGGCTGACCTATAATGCGGGCGGTCGTCCCGCCCCCATCGTCGATCTGTCGAAGGCTCGTTCCTTGCCGGGTCGGCATAACGCCCAGAACGCAGCCTTCGCCTTTCTCGCCGTGAATGACATGGGCATTCCCGAGGAGACGGTGGTCAAAGGCCTGCTGACCTTCCCCGGCCTGGCCCACCGGATGGAGGCCGTCGGCCATATCGGCCACGTTCGCTTCATCAACGATTCCAAGGCCACCAACGCCGACGCCGCGCGTCAGGCCCTTGCCTCCTATCCCAAGGTCTTCTGGATCGCGGGCGGCAAGCCCAAGGACGGCGGCATCGACGACCTGGCCGATCTCTTCCCGCGCGTGGCCAAGGCCTATCTCATCGGGGAGGCGGCCGAAGCCTTCGCCGCCACCCTCGGCGACACGCCCCACGTCATCTCAAAGACCATGGACGCCGCCGTCGTCGCCGCCGCCGCAGACGCCGCGTCCGCAGGCGGCGACCAGATCGTGCTATTGTCGCCCGCCTGCGCCAGCTTCGACCAGTACCCCGACTTCGAGGTGCGCGGCGAAGCCTTCCGCGCCGCCGTGCTGAACCTCGGCGCAACCCCGGAGACAGCCCGATGA
- the mraY gene encoding phospho-N-acetylmuramoyl-pentapeptide-transferase translates to MFYLLYLYYADVAHQYPLLNLIQYQTVRAALALATAAIVAAAMGSRFINWIRAKQGKGQPIRDDGPVSHLSKVGTPTMGGLMILAGIGVAVFLWGDLTNPYIWIVSGVTAAFGVLGFIDDYAKVTKQTSAGLTSKQKLAAQTVVAVIAGVLTVLWMKVSPTSPGLETSIAFPFFKAVLLNIGWFYVAFAAFTIVGFSNAVNLTDGLDGLATVPVMMAAGAFGLIAYLAGNFVFAQYLQVHHVPGAGELAIFCAAMIGGGAGFLWYNAPPAKIFMGDTGSLALGGALGAIAVTTKHELVLGIVGGLFVMEAASVMIQVGYYKLTKKRIFLMAPIHHHFEKMGWPESTVVIRFWIIAGALALIGLSTLKLR, encoded by the coding sequence ATGTTCTACCTTCTGTATCTCTATTACGCCGACGTCGCGCACCAGTATCCGCTGCTGAACCTGATCCAGTACCAGACCGTCCGCGCGGCCCTGGCCCTGGCGACGGCGGCCATCGTGGCGGCGGCCATGGGCAGCCGGTTCATCAACTGGATCCGCGCCAAACAGGGCAAGGGCCAGCCGATCCGTGACGACGGCCCGGTGTCCCACCTGTCCAAGGTCGGCACCCCCACCATGGGCGGGCTGATGATCCTGGCGGGCATCGGCGTCGCGGTCTTTCTGTGGGGCGACCTGACCAATCCCTATATCTGGATCGTCTCGGGCGTGACGGCGGCCTTCGGCGTGCTGGGCTTCATCGACGACTACGCCAAGGTGACGAAACAGACCTCGGCCGGCCTGACCTCGAAACAGAAGCTGGCGGCCCAGACGGTGGTGGCGGTGATCGCGGGCGTTCTGACCGTGCTGTGGATGAAGGTCTCGCCGACCTCGCCGGGGCTCGAGACCTCGATCGCCTTCCCCTTCTTCAAGGCCGTGCTGCTGAATATCGGCTGGTTCTATGTGGCCTTCGCCGCCTTCACCATCGTCGGCTTCTCCAACGCCGTGAACCTGACCGACGGCCTGGACGGACTGGCGACGGTGCCGGTGATGATGGCGGCGGGGGCGTTCGGCCTGATCGCCTATCTGGCCGGCAACTTCGTCTTCGCCCAGTATCTTCAGGTCCACCATGTGCCGGGCGCCGGCGAACTGGCCATCTTCTGCGCCGCCATGATCGGCGGGGGCGCGGGCTTCCTCTGGTACAACGCCCCGCCGGCCAAGATCTTCATGGGCGACACCGGTTCGCTGGCCCTGGGCGGGGCCCTGGGCGCCATCGCGGTCACGACCAAGCATGAGCTGGTGCTGGGCATCGTCGGCGGCCTGTTCGTGATGGAGGCCGCCTCGGTCATGATCCAGGTCGGCTATTACAAGCTGACCAAGAAACGCATCTTCCTGATGGCCCCGATCCACCACCATTTCGAGAAGATGGGCTGGCCGGAGTCGACCGTGGTCATCCGCTTCTGGATCATCGCCGGGGCGCTGGCGCTGATCGGCCTGTCCACGCTGAAGCTGAGATGA
- a CDS encoding FtsW/RodA/SpoVE family cell cycle protein, producing the protein MSASYTPAFSRNDQSPVAQWFWTVDRGLLGAALALMGLGVALSFASSPAAILADESITDPFHYSWRMMVFSGAGLTLMLTSSLLSPRGVRRIAVLALFGAIVVMMALPFIGDTVKGAARWVNFGPFSLQPSEFAKPGLIVFAAWMFAEAQKGQGVPGVTIAFGFYALTVCLLLIQPDIGQTLLITTTFMAVFFMAGVPFKWMAVLASAGMAGLVSLYFVFGHMRDRLSRFFSPETTDTHQIDSAAEAIRAGGLVGRGIGEGVMKRHVPDLHTDFIYSVGAEEFGLVLSLTMISLYAFIVVRGMRRAMKLTDPFEQTAAAGLFMLIGLQACINVAVNLNLIPTKGMTLPFISYGGSSMLAMGLTMGFALALTRRRPGAYEPGASLSRPGRRLL; encoded by the coding sequence ATGAGCGCCTCCTACACCCCCGCCTTCTCGCGCAACGACCAGAGCCCGGTTGCCCAGTGGTTCTGGACCGTGGATCGCGGCCTGCTGGGCGCGGCCCTGGCGCTTATGGGCCTGGGGGTGGCGCTCAGCTTCGCCTCCAGCCCCGCCGCCATCCTGGCCGATGAATCGATCACCGATCCCTTCCACTATTCCTGGCGGATGATGGTCTTCTCGGGCGCGGGCCTGACCCTGATGCTGACCAGTTCGCTGCTGTCGCCGCGCGGGGTGCGGCGGATCGCCGTCCTGGCCCTGTTCGGCGCCATTGTGGTGATGATGGCCCTGCCCTTCATCGGCGACACGGTGAAGGGCGCCGCCCGCTGGGTGAATTTCGGCCCCTTCAGCCTGCAGCCGTCCGAGTTCGCCAAGCCGGGCCTGATCGTCTTCGCCGCCTGGATGTTCGCCGAGGCGCAGAAGGGGCAGGGGGTGCCCGGCGTCACCATCGCCTTCGGCTTCTACGCCCTGACCGTCTGCCTGCTGCTGATCCAGCCGGACATCGGCCAGACCCTGCTGATCACCACCACCTTCATGGCCGTCTTCTTCATGGCCGGGGTGCCGTTCAAGTGGATGGCGGTCCTGGCCAGCGCCGGGATGGCGGGCCTGGTGTCGCTGTATTTCGTGTTCGGCCACATGCGCGACCGCCTGAGCCGCTTCTTCTCGCCCGAGACCACAGACACGCATCAGATCGACAGCGCAGCGGAGGCCATTCGCGCCGGCGGCCTGGTCGGACGCGGCATCGGCGAAGGGGTGATGAAGCGCCATGTTCCCGATCTGCACACCGACTTCATCTATTCGGTCGGCGCCGAGGAGTTCGGCCTGGTGCTGAGCCTGACGATGATCAGCCTGTACGCCTTCATCGTGGTGCGCGGCATGCGCCGGGCGATGAAGCTGACCGATCCGTTCGAACAGACGGCGGCGGCGGGCCTGTTCATGCTGATCGGGCTTCAGGCCTGCATCAATGTGGCGGTGAACCTGAACCTGATCCCGACCAAGGGTATGACCCTGCCCTTCATCAGCTATGGCGGCTCGTCCATGCTGGCCATGGGCCTGACCATGGGCTTCGCCCTGGCCCTGACGCGGCGCCGGCCGGGGGCCTATGAACCGGGGGCCAGCCTGTCGCGACCGGGGCGGCGGCTGCTTTAG
- a CDS encoding DUF4870 family protein, with translation MAEPGDPTGPGAAQDDHDHDAHVGFVSPASLAGRPRAPEPAPAVSKPLEREPDLFDPPEPAPVSPVFAAEARPEPRPEPGPFDRTEPFTAARETRFSAGRERAAKDVQPPRREPAGRNAPQTAPMSLYAVYVLILLAVPTLGVAAVLALLAVTGRDGPQEPVAASHFIYQQRTLWSAAVAVVLGALLVIVNIGVFVLFLLALWVLARGVFGVMRLKAGRPIDNPRTWLF, from the coding sequence ATGGCCGAACCCGGCGATCCGACAGGCCCAGGGGCTGCGCAAGACGACCACGATCACGACGCCCATGTCGGCTTCGTCTCGCCCGCGTCGCTGGCGGGTCGTCCCAGAGCGCCAGAGCCCGCGCCCGCTGTGTCCAAGCCTTTGGAGCGTGAGCCGGACCTGTTCGACCCGCCGGAACCTGCGCCGGTGTCGCCTGTGTTCGCTGCGGAAGCCCGCCCGGAGCCCAGGCCTGAACCGGGACCTTTCGACCGCACCGAGCCCTTCACCGCTGCGCGCGAGACGCGGTTTTCGGCGGGGCGCGAGCGGGCGGCCAAGGACGTTCAGCCCCCCCGACGCGAACCCGCGGGCCGCAACGCGCCGCAGACCGCGCCCATGAGCCTGTACGCCGTCTATGTGCTGATCCTGCTGGCGGTGCCGACGCTGGGCGTGGCGGCCGTCCTGGCCCTGCTGGCGGTGACGGGCCGCGACGGGCCGCAGGAGCCCGTGGCCGCCAGTCACTTCATCTATCAGCAGCGCACCCTGTGGAGCGCGGCCGTGGCCGTGGTGCTGGGCGCCCTGCTGGTGATCGTCAATATCGGCGTCTTCGTCCTGTTCCTGCTGGCCCTGTGGGTGCTGGCGCGCGGCGTCTTCGGCGTCATGCGGCTGAAGGCCGGGCGGCCGATCGACAATCCTCGCACCTGGCTGTTCTGA